A single genomic interval of Camelina sativa cultivar DH55 chromosome 11, Cs, whole genome shotgun sequence harbors:
- the LOC104724170 gene encoding protein ABHD17B, whose product MGGVTSSIAAKFAFFPPSPPSYGFVPDVDRLYITEVPRRDDVDVLKLKTRRGNEIVAVYVKHPKANGTLLYSHGNAADLGQMFELFVELSNRLRVNLMGYDYSGYGQSTGKASECNTYADIDASYTCLKEQYGVKDDQLILYGQSVGSGPTIDLASRTPNLRGVVLHSPILSGMRVLYPVKRTYWFDIYKNIDKIRAVTCPVLVIHGTADEVVDCSHGKQLWQLSKEKYEPLWVSGGGHCNLELYPEFIKHLKKFVISISKPKGPRNGSTKTVTIDTTKNQSKPSENGRSETFQLGCCLPEVSRNSVDSQLEKSKKTSKPEKSRMSVDRFRRKKGLVW is encoded by the exons ATGGGAGGAGTAACTTCATCAATCGCCGCAAAGTTCGCTTTTTTCCCTCCATCCCCACCATCGTACGGGTTTGTACCCGACGTTGACCGGTTGTACATAACCGAAGTGCCTCGCCGTGACGATGTCGATGTGTTGAAGCTAAAGACACGTCGTGGTAACGAGATTGTGGCTGTTTATGTTAAGCATCCTAAAGCTAATGGTACGCTCTTGTATTCACATGGTAACGCTGCTGATTTGGGTCAGATGTTTGAGCTTTTCGTCGAGCTTAGTAATCGTCTCCGAGTTAATCTCATGGG gTATGATTACTCTGGTTATGGTCAGTCTACTGGAAAG GCAAGTGAATGTAATACATATGCTGATATAGATGCATCATATACCTGCCTCAAGGAGCAGTATGGTGTAAAAGATGATCAACTGATATTATACGGTCAGTCTGTTGGTAGTGGACCAACGATTGATCTAGCTTCACGCACGCCTAATTTGAGAGGTGTGGTTTTGCACAGCCCTATTCTCTCTGGGATGAGAGTTTTGTATCCGGTTAAACGTACTTATTGGTTTGATATTTACAAG AATATCGACAAGATCAGAGCAGTTACCTGTCCTGTCTTAGTAATCCAT GGGACAGCAGATGAAGTAGTTGATTGTTCTCACGGAAAACAACTTTGGCAACTTTCAAAAGAGAAGTATGAACCCTTATGGGTATCTGGAGGAGGACACTGCAATCTAGAACTCTATCCAGAGTTCATTAAACATCTGAAGAAATTCGTAATATCGATTTCCAAACCCAAGGGACCAAGAAATGGCTCGACCAAGACTGTAACGATAGACACAACCAAAAACCAGAGCAAGCCTTCTGAGAACGGCCGTTCTGAAACGTTTCAACTCGGCTGCTGCCTTCCGGAAGTTTCTAGAAACAGTGTAGACAGTCAGCTGGAGAAATCTAAGAAGACTAGTAAACCCGAAAAGTCCCGAATGAGTGTTGATAGatttagaaggaaaaaaggTCTAGTGTGGTGA
- the LOC104724171 gene encoding LEAF RUST 10 DISEASE-RESISTANCE LOCUS RECEPTOR-LIKE PROTEIN KINASE-like 2.3, translating to MGSPTTGFCVILFFLFYHLPCALSKQDPSGLCGTPFQCGNITAGFPFTGQNRNAYCGNPSLELTCNKRFNTTSLMISGYNYTVLNMDNKSNILRLSRQDFSGSFCSASFSSTPLPSDLFQILPSYKPLTVFYACDPRRHFPGNFTCPVAVTGLGSLIQNSTYHKLCDESFTVTVPTSFVSEEETPNLTNLENVLRKGFEVKLKMINEIFCQECLSSGGSCGFQLSIQVCCKNVSGSRISCRTTSYTSGGTNIKNSSILIIISTVAGSILALFVVMILAFLLWERRKKNALRDQNLDMLVTLRRYSYKEIKKITKSFTEVVGRGGFGTVYKGKLRDGSKVAVKVLKDSMGNCEDFINEVASMSQTSHVNIVSLLGFCYDEGSKRAIVYEFLENGSLDQFISKSGDLNVSTLYGIALGVAKGIEYLHYGCKTRIVHFDIKPQNVLLDDSLRPKVSDFGLAKLCEKQESILSLLDTRGTIGYIAPELFSRMYGSVSHKSDVYSYGMLVLEMIGARNKERVQNGESNSSSVYFPDWIYKDLEVGDYARLLGDELTREEEEIAKKMILVGLWCIQFSPSDRPSMSKVVEMIEGSLDSLKAPPNPKPLLHLPMQDLSESSRPSEESSIYSEV from the exons ATGGGATCTCCAACAACTGGGTTCTGTGTgatcttgtttttcttgttttatcatCTTCCTTGTGCTCTAAGTAAACAAGACCCAAGTGGGTTATGTGGAACTCCGTTTCAGTGTGGCAATATCACCGCTGGTTTCCCTTTCACGGGACAAAATCGCAATGCGTATTGCGGTAACCCTTCTCTTGAACTTACCTGCAACAAAAGGTTCAACACAACCTCTCTTATGATCTCAGGCTACAACTACACTGTCCTCAATATGGACAACAAATCCAACATTCTTAGActttcaagacaagatttctcAGGTTCTTTCTGCTCTGCTTCATTCTCCTCCACACCTTTACCTTCAGATCTCTTCCAGATTTTACCATCTTATAAACCCCTCACCGTGTTCTACGCTTGTGACCCACGTCGTCATTTCCCTGGGAATTTCACATGTCCAGTGGCAGTGACAGGTCTTGGCTCTTTGATTCAAAACTCTACATATCATAAACTTTGTGATGAAAGTTTCACTGTCACGGTCCCTACGAGTTTCGTTTCAGAGGAAGAAACTCCGAATTTAACCAATTTGGAAAATGTTTTGAGAAAAGGATTTGAGGTGAAGTTGAAGATGATAAATGAGATATTTTGTCAAGAATGTTTATCCTCAGGTGGAAGCTGTGGCTTCCAACTTTCCATACAGGTTTGCTGCAAAAACGTGTCAGGATCAAGAATCAGCTGCCGTACTACATCTTATACATCTGGTGGTACAAACATCAAGAATAGCTCCATTCTGATAATAATAAGTACAG tTGCAGGGTCAATATTAGCTTTATTTGTGGTGATGATTCTAGCATTCTTGTTATgggagagaaggaaaaaaaatgctCTAAGAGATCAGAACCTTGATATGTTAGTAACGCTGAGACGGTATAGTTATAaggaaatcaagaaaattacaaaaagttttACAGAAGTTGTTGGAAGAGGAGGATTTGGAACTGTATATAAAGGGAAGTTACGTGATGGTAGTAAAGTTGCGGTGAAAGTCTTGAAGGATTCAATGGGAAACTGTGAAGATTTTATTAACGAAGTGGCAAGCATGAGCCAAACATCTCATGTTAATATTGTTTCTCTGCTTGGTTTCTGCTATGATGAAGGATCCAAAAGAGCGATTGTGTATGAATTTCTAGAGAATGGTTCTCTTGATCAGTTCATATCTAAGTCTGGGGATTTAAATGTGAGTACACTATATGGTATCGCGCTAGGTGTTGCTAAGGGAATTGAGTACTTGCACTACGGCTGCAAAACGAGGATTGTGCATTTCGACATTAAACCTCAGAATGTGTTGTTAGATGATAGTCTCAGACCCAAAGTTTCTGACTTTGGTCTTGCTAAGCTCTGTGAGAAGCAAGAAAGCATCTTGTCATTGCTTGACACAAGAGGAACGATAGGATACATTGCTCCGGAGTTGTTTTCAAGAATGTATGGAAGTGTATCTCACAAGTCGGATGTGTACAGTTATGGAATGTTGGTTCTTGAGATGATTGGAGCAAGGAATAAAGAAAGAGTCCAAAATGGTGAATCAAACAGCAGCTCAGTTTACTTTCCGGATTGGATTTACAAGGATCTTGAAGTTGGAGATTATGCAAGACTTCTTGGCGATGAACTAAcccgagaggaagaagagatcgcCAAAAAGATGATCTTGGTCGGTCTATGGTGTATACAGTTTTCCCCATCAGATCGTCCATCAATGAGCAAAGTCGTAGAGATGATAGAAGGAAGTTTGGATTCTCTTAAAGCCCCTCCTAATCCTAAGCCTCTTTTGCATTTGCCAATGCAAGATCTTTCAGAGTCATCTCGGCCATCAGAGGAAAGCTCAATTTACTCAGAAGTTTGA